Proteins encoded in a region of the Zea mays cultivar B73 chromosome 2, Zm-B73-REFERENCE-NAM-5.0, whole genome shotgun sequence genome:
- the LOC100194067 gene encoding uncharacterized protein isoform X1, with translation MKASIKFRDDDRPLLRAKVPIGVLGLPFLSGLAAGGDAKDLRFDLSTAFSSGPALRLSYRPNEPLQPFALSVRTGLGPLGSPARAPFALAAEFNLTSSNPPAFSLLFKPRIGDFAVASSVRSPPTPPPTSTPPPLAIKMVDLTTNGDDHDCEAHGNGFSFNGNVLGANVAAVTGTDGGGGGVGALLSGMRLTTRSMLPLWSKASLRFQWGLRVPPEIKATLADNGYGRKAGSLAISKLPLLVMNKITIEHTPKVPSQSETDKKRKKDTPPAAKDEELSFMKRQLDKLNVENTMLRRAVEDLRAEIGAGKGDDRKLPTAVPPQQHSLVSKPDRHFHINAKELVDSGTKPASNEASEELKKVLEGRRK, from the coding sequence ATGAAGGCGTCGATCAAGTTCCGCGACGACGACCGACCGCTGCTGCGCGCCAAGGTGCCGATTGGCGTGCTGGGGCTGCCCTTCCTCTCGGGCCTCGCGGCGGGGGGAGACGCCAAGGACCTCCGCTTCGACCTCTCCACCGCCTTCTCCTCTGGCCCGGCGCTCCGCCTCTCATACCGCCCCAACGAACCCCTCCAGCCTTTCGCCCTCTCCGTCCGCACGGGGCTGGGgccgctggggtcccctgcccgcgCCCCATTCGCCCTCGCCGCCGAATTCAACCTCACCTCCTCCAACCCGCCCGCCTTCTCGCTCCTCTTCAAGCCCCGGATCGGGGACTTCGCCGTCGCCAGCTCCGTCCGCTCCCCGCCGACACCGCCGCCCACATCCACTCCGCCCCCGCTAGCGATCAAGATGGTCGACCTCACCACCAACGGCGACGACCACGACTGCGAAGCACACGGTAACGGCTTCTCCTTTAACGGGAATGTATTGGGGGCGAACGTGGCGGCCGTCACCGGgacggacggcggcggcggcggcgtaggCGCGCTGCTGTCCGGGATGCGGCTCACGACCAGGAGCATGCTGCCACTGTGGAGTAAAGCGAGCCTGCGGTTCCAGTGGGGGCTGCGTGTGCCGCCGGAGATCAAGGCCACGCTTGCAGACAACGGGTACGGGCGCAAGGCTGGGAGCCTCGCCATCAGCAAGCTGCCGCTGCTGGTGATGAACAAGATCACCATCGAGCACACGCCCAAGGTGCCTTCACAGTCTGAAACGGACAAGAAGAGGAAGAAAGATACACCACCGGCAGCCAAGGATGAAGAGTTGTCATTCATGAAGAGGCAACTGGATAAGCTGAATGTGGAGAACACAATGCTGCGTCGTGCAGTTGAGGACTTGCGTGCAGAGATTGGAGCCGGCAAAGGCGATGATCGTAAGCTGCCAACAGCAGTGCCACCTCAACAACAttctttagtgtcgaaaccagatCGCCATTTCCACATCAATGCGAAGGAATTGGTAGACAGTGGGACGAAACCGGCCTCAAATGAAGCAAGTGAGGAGTTGAAGAAGGTGCTTGAGGGCCGGCGGAAGTAA